In Candidatus Berkelbacteria bacterium, the following are encoded in one genomic region:
- a CDS encoding glycosyl transferase family 36, with translation MNFITNGQYVAQVSQTGGGHSFIEDSAYNRITREIPGDNLIEDRPGRYVYIRDNDTGEYWGLTWQPVMKKLDHFQTRHGIGYTTIESSYDGIDGSITYFVPLEDPCEIWQIKLNNFTERKRRLSIFVFVEWDLGVRHENILEAAFNDLFNDMIFKDNTIFATKRRWNTAEREGLYWDKVAFLTMDHQADSFDCIKERFTGMYGDIIAPKAVIEGKCTRSQGLGHRAVGVLQKNITLGPKAPAHFNVILGAGYTNPEAKSFVQAQTSGMRHAAKIIEKYQKPSAIEQAFEAVRAHWEEYNGHVMSKSPDPLFDYSFNYWNKYQSWITSHWSEMDTYYIGGGGTIGFRDMAQHLIGVMPNDITLARKRLLELLSYQFKEGRTVHNWDKLTKRGHVTDHSDDTQWLITSVLFYLKETGDLKFLKEEVDYYDTGRATILHHVIRAMDYSLKHLSSRHLPYRMSADWNDALNGEHESKGESQMVACQICYNIRELAPFLNEIGEHELVDKYQRIYKKIKESVNHYLWDGGWYTRGTAKDHSAIGSKKSKANKIDINAQSWAVLSGVADKPRGIKAMDAVWKHLNTKYGPAMFLPSYQHPEERYGVISQFTPGTKENGAIFNHPVAWAVIAETVLGRGDHAYKFWKETSFAYRGQEPELYRVEPYVYAEFVYGPEHPEFGRGSFTWATGSASWFWRACLDYILGLQPVLGGLKIDPCLPKDWRQVEIGRKFRGADYHIRIQNPFRVNRGVDRILVDGVRITGNVIAPFNSGVHFVEVVLG, from the coding sequence GTGAACTTTATAACTAACGGCCAATACGTCGCGCAGGTTTCCCAGACAGGCGGCGGGCATTCGTTTATTGAAGACTCGGCCTATAACCGTATAACCAGGGAAATCCCGGGCGATAACCTCATCGAAGACCGCCCCGGGCGTTACGTCTATATCCGCGACAACGATACCGGCGAGTATTGGGGCTTAACCTGGCAGCCGGTCATGAAGAAACTCGACCATTTTCAGACTCGTCACGGCATCGGCTACACCACCATTGAATCGTCGTACGACGGCATTGATGGCTCAATTACTTATTTCGTGCCACTTGAGGACCCGTGTGAGATCTGGCAGATCAAACTCAATAACTTTACAGAGCGCAAAAGGCGCCTAAGTATTTTTGTTTTCGTTGAATGGGATCTAGGCGTCAGACATGAAAATATCCTTGAGGCAGCCTTTAACGATTTGTTTAACGACATGATCTTTAAAGACAACACGATTTTCGCGACCAAACGGCGCTGGAACACTGCCGAGCGGGAGGGTCTGTATTGGGATAAAGTAGCGTTTCTGACTATGGATCATCAGGCGGATAGTTTTGACTGCATTAAAGAAAGATTCACCGGTATGTACGGTGACATTATTGCGCCGAAGGCTGTCATCGAAGGTAAATGCACCCGGAGTCAGGGATTAGGTCACCGCGCCGTTGGCGTTTTGCAGAAAAATATCACTCTCGGTCCGAAAGCGCCGGCGCATTTCAACGTAATTCTCGGCGCTGGTTACACAAATCCCGAAGCAAAGAGCTTCGTTCAAGCCCAAACTTCGGGCATGCGTCACGCGGCCAAAATCATTGAAAAGTATCAGAAACCAAGCGCCATCGAACAAGCTTTTGAAGCTGTTCGCGCTCACTGGGAAGAGTATAACGGCCACGTTATGAGTAAATCGCCCGACCCGTTATTCGATTATTCATTTAATTATTGGAACAAGTATCAGTCTTGGATTACCAGCCACTGGTCTGAGATGGACACATATTATATCGGCGGCGGCGGCACGATCGGTTTTCGAGACATGGCGCAGCACTTGATCGGCGTCATGCCAAACGATATCACCCTCGCTCGTAAACGTCTGCTCGAATTGCTCAGCTACCAATTCAAAGAGGGTCGTACAGTACATAACTGGGACAAGCTGACCAAGCGGGGTCATGTCACTGACCATTCCGACGACACTCAGTGGCTGATTACCTCAGTGTTGTTTTACCTGAAAGAAACCGGCGACCTCAAATTCCTCAAAGAGGAAGTCGATTACTACGACACCGGACGGGCCACGATTTTACATCACGTCATTCGAGCGATGGATTACAGCTTGAAGCACTTGTCCAGCCGCCATTTGCCGTATCGGATGAGCGCCGACTGGAACGACGCCCTAAATGGGGAACACGAGAGCAAAGGCGAGAGCCAGATGGTTGCTTGCCAGATTTGTTACAACATCCGCGAACTGGCGCCGTTCTTAAATGAGATCGGCGAGCACGAGTTGGTTGATAAATACCAGCGGATTTATAAGAAAATAAAAGAATCTGTTAATCACTATCTTTGGGATGGCGGTTGGTACACTCGGGGTACCGCCAAAGACCATTCCGCTATTGGCTCAAAAAAGAGTAAAGCCAACAAGATCGATATTAACGCCCAAAGTTGGGCGGTGCTAAGCGGTGTTGCCGACAAGCCCCGCGGTATTAAGGCGATGGACGCGGTCTGGAAACACCTCAACACCAAATACGGTCCGGCGATGTTTTTACCTTCATATCAACACCCAGAAGAACGCTACGGCGTGATCTCGCAATTTACGCCTGGCACTAAAGAGAACGGCGCTATCTTTAACCATCCGGTGGCCTGGGCGGTTATTGCTGAAACGGTTCTGGGGCGAGGGGATCACGCCTATAAGTTCTGGAAAGAGACGAGTTTCGCCTATCGAGGTCAGGAACCAGAGCTCTATCGCGTCGAGCCGTACGTCTACGCAGAGTTTGTTTACGGTCCGGAGCACCCGGAGTTTGGCCGAGGGTCTTTCACTTGGGCAACTGGTTCCGCCTCCTGGTTCTGGCGCGCCTGCTTAGATTACATCCTAGGTCTGCAGCCGGTTTTGGGTGGTTTGAAAATCGACCCATGCTTGCCCAAAGACTGGCGGCAGGTTGAGATCGGCCGCAAGTTCCGTGGTGCCGATTATCACATCCGGATTCAAAATCCGTTCCGCGTTAATCGTGGCGTTGACCGAATTCTCGTTGACGGCGTCAGAATTACCGGCAACGTTATCGCTCCGTTTAATTCCGGCGTCCACTTTGTCGAAGTAGTCTTAGGCTAA
- a CDS encoding ATP-dependent DNA helicase RecG: MPEPITLSSSITKLYGVGEQVQTKLSKLGVKTVRDLLELLPHRAEDRTNLCLIKDLKIQDEAVIHGTITRVSARMSKRGVLVIEARVKDNSGSINAVWFNQRYLLKNLEEGQSISLYGAKRIVPTMGNPFFVKKIISNLEIAPIYPGTSGLNQATISRLISQVRPLLTSIKDIIPPKVVTELGLPSRRLALEAAHFSPNEKTLEQARKLLGFEELFILCLQALVAKESRQEDRAMSIKPEGKEIARIKSSVGFDLTASQEEVLSEVISDLSESYPMNRLLYGEVGSGKTAVGLIAAAMVARRGKKVVWLSPTTALANQQARLTGEYCNKLQLTCSLLTGHHKDPHEKASVIVGTHVLLQEKVTLGDVGLVVIDEQHRFGVDQRNFLLKNHPHAHLLMLSATPIPRTLAHTLFGHLDVSYLTEKPSHQKPIETYVFEDDEREKVEAHINKRLESKQQGYIICPLINPTGNTTTLFQSERKAVTTELKRVEEAHPTAKVGLLHGRLKQEDKEAVMQGFMEGEIDILLSTSVVEVGIDNKNATWILIEEADCFGLSQLHQLRGRVGRGERPSVCFLQNSQTTEHATERLKALRNAKDGLEIAEFDLKFRGPGNIAGYEQSGLPNLRYADLNDLGEIKKAYTAAKEIMDEGLSKYPLLTKQLKNGQENGLAAA, translated from the coding sequence ATGCCAGAGCCTATCACGCTTTCAAGCAGTATCACCAAATTGTATGGCGTGGGAGAGCAAGTGCAGACCAAGCTCTCTAAGCTCGGCGTCAAAACCGTCAGAGACCTGCTTGAATTATTGCCTCATCGCGCCGAAGATCGGACGAACCTTTGTTTGATTAAAGATTTAAAGATCCAAGACGAAGCGGTGATTCACGGCACGATAACTCGTGTCAGCGCCCGGATGAGCAAGCGCGGTGTTTTGGTAATTGAAGCGAGAGTTAAAGATAACAGCGGCTCGATTAACGCAGTTTGGTTCAATCAACGTTACTTGCTGAAGAATTTAGAAGAGGGACAAAGCATCAGTCTTTACGGCGCTAAACGAATTGTACCGACAATGGGGAACCCGTTTTTCGTTAAGAAAATTATTTCTAACTTGGAAATTGCTCCTATATATCCCGGAACCTCGGGTCTGAATCAGGCAACAATCAGCCGATTGATTTCGCAAGTTCGGCCGCTCCTAACCAGCATTAAGGATATTATCCCACCCAAAGTCGTGACAGAACTTGGCCTGCCGTCACGTCGGTTAGCGTTGGAAGCGGCGCATTTTTCGCCAAACGAAAAAACCTTAGAACAAGCACGCAAGTTACTTGGCTTCGAAGAGCTATTTATACTGTGTTTGCAGGCTTTGGTTGCCAAAGAGTCTCGTCAAGAGGATCGGGCGATGAGCATTAAGCCTGAGGGTAAAGAAATCGCAAGAATAAAAAGTAGTGTTGGTTTTGATTTAACGGCTTCTCAGGAGGAAGTGCTGTCGGAAGTGATCTCGGATCTAAGCGAATCTTACCCGATGAACCGCTTGCTCTACGGAGAAGTTGGTAGTGGCAAGACGGCAGTTGGTTTGATAGCGGCGGCAATGGTCGCCCGACGAGGCAAAAAAGTGGTTTGGCTTAGTCCAACAACGGCGCTTGCCAACCAGCAAGCGCGGCTAACGGGAGAATATTGTAATAAGTTACAGTTAACTTGTAGTCTACTGACCGGTCACCATAAGGATCCACATGAAAAGGCGTCAGTTATCGTTGGTACGCACGTTCTTTTGCAAGAGAAGGTTACCTTGGGAGATGTGGGGCTGGTGGTTATCGATGAGCAGCATAGGTTCGGGGTCGACCAGCGCAACTTCTTACTGAAAAATCATCCGCACGCCCATTTATTAATGCTCAGCGCTACGCCAATTCCTCGCACACTCGCGCACACCCTCTTCGGCCACTTAGATGTTAGCTATTTGACCGAAAAACCATCACATCAAAAACCGATTGAGACATATGTCTTTGAAGACGATGAGCGCGAGAAAGTTGAAGCGCATATTAATAAGCGACTCGAAAGCAAACAGCAAGGGTATATCATTTGCCCACTTATTAATCCGACAGGAAATACGACAACGCTATTCCAAAGCGAACGAAAAGCCGTGACGACTGAGCTGAAGCGTGTTGAAGAGGCGCATCCTACGGCCAAAGTCGGTCTCTTGCACGGAAGATTAAAGCAGGAAGATAAGGAGGCGGTAATGCAAGGTTTCATGGAGGGGGAGATCGACATCCTGCTTTCCACAAGCGTAGTAGAAGTTGGCATCGATAATAAAAACGCCACTTGGATATTAATTGAGGAGGCAGATTGTTTCGGGCTGAGCCAGCTTCATCAATTGCGTGGTCGAGTTGGCCGAGGTGAACGGCCGTCGGTTTGTTTTCTGCAAAATTCACAAACTACTGAGCACGCAACTGAGAGATTGAAAGCTTTGAGGAACGCTAAAGATGGTTTAGAAATAGCTGAGTTTGATTTAAAGTTTCGCGGGCCGGGCAATATCGCGGGTTACGAGCAAAGCGGCTTGCCCAATCTTCGTTACGCTGACTTAAATGACCTCGGGGAAATAAAAAAAGCATATACTGCAGCTAAGGAAATTATGGACGAAGGGTTGAGTAAGTATCCGCTGCTAACAAAACAGCTAAAGAATGGTCAGGAAAATGGACTTGCCGCGGCTTGA
- a CDS encoding ComEA family DNA-binding protein gives MVRKMDLPRLEEQLSHRFGWVVTLFLVAGTAFILGRQYQPRIETTSGDEVVSASQPAGIIQDIQQSLSSGTDTDVVTSSDPIAESTGIVHLNSATLAELDKLPGIGPTKARAIIDYRTANGPFVRVDDLVNVKGIGPATLEKLRSQITL, from the coding sequence ATGGTCAGGAAAATGGACTTGCCGCGGCTTGAAGAGCAGCTTAGTCACCGGTTCGGCTGGGTGGTGACGTTATTTCTTGTTGCTGGAACGGCCTTCATCCTCGGTCGGCAGTATCAACCAAGAATCGAGACGACCTCGGGGGACGAGGTCGTCAGCGCTAGCCAACCGGCGGGCATAATTCAGGATATTCAACAGTCGCTATCTAGCGGAACCGATACCGACGTTGTCACTTCTAGCGACCCTATCGCTGAAAGCACGGGGATTGTTCACCTAAATAGCGCCACTCTTGCCGAGCTCGACAAGTTACCCGGGATCGGTCCAACGAAAGCTCGAGCCATTATTGACTACCGGACGGCCAATGGCCCGTTTGTTCGCGTTGACGATCTCGTGAACGTAAAAGGTATTGGACCAGCGACGTTAGAGAAACTGCGTAGCCAAATTACCTTATAA
- a CDS encoding PLP-dependent lyase/thiolase yields MPLTVLEERILDSIIVASDNDPAKPEFPADDPKFPATPTYKIEIPGFSNVWLKDESHNPTGTHKDRMAWEIIVTYRDFLVAKESGQVSGGLPTLSIISSGGAAVSIQTQLRKYKLPNLKVLADKTTSKTILAFLHHLGCELYLTDLSRRPFSTREILKLTNNPSGFDITSSEALDPTTRFYDWLSYEVLNNSPEYCFIPFGTGNLYENILNINKREATADTHDPRFKGDVRILRQCNFFGATSNNRNTKADKLYSPHLPFVHYDEQWIRFYRQAGYCGPDSDVFPVEEKYFDEAMQLADANNVRCEYSGIAGLALMLQMKDSLPRDKKMLIVNTGKSVSS; encoded by the coding sequence ATGCCTCTGACGGTTCTCGAGGAAAGAATATTAGATTCGATTATTGTTGCCTCAGACAACGACCCCGCAAAGCCGGAGTTTCCTGCCGATGATCCGAAGTTTCCAGCAACGCCGACATACAAAATCGAAATCCCAGGTTTTAGTAATGTTTGGCTTAAAGATGAGTCGCATAACCCAACTGGCACCCACAAAGACCGGATGGCCTGGGAGATCATCGTCACCTACCGTGACTTTTTAGTAGCAAAAGAGAGCGGCCAAGTCTCCGGCGGACTGCCGACGCTGTCCATTATCTCCTCGGGTGGAGCAGCAGTTTCTATCCAGACCCAGTTACGTAAATATAAACTACCGAACCTCAAGGTCTTAGCCGACAAGACGACATCAAAAACCATACTGGCTTTTCTGCACCATTTAGGATGCGAACTTTATCTAACCGATTTATCCAGGCGGCCATTTAGTACTAGGGAGATTCTGAAGCTAACGAACAATCCTAGCGGTTTCGATATTACTTCAAGCGAAGCGCTTGATCCGACAACAAGATTTTATGACTGGTTAAGTTATGAGGTTCTTAATAATTCACCGGAATATTGCTTTATCCCTTTCGGGACTGGGAATCTTTACGAGAACATACTCAATATAAATAAGCGGGAGGCGACGGCCGACACACACGATCCGCGTTTCAAAGGCGATGTTCGGATTTTGCGACAGTGCAACTTTTTTGGCGCTACATCAAACAACCGCAATACCAAAGCCGACAAGCTATATTCGCCGCACTTGCCGTTCGTACACTACGACGAGCAGTGGATCCGGTTTTATCGCCAAGCCGGTTACTGCGGTCCCGATTCTGATGTCTTTCCGGTGGAGGAGAAGTACTTCGATGAAGCAATGCAACTAGCTGATGCTAATAACGTGAGGTGTGAGTACTCAGGGATCGCTGGACTAGCGCTAATGTTGCAGATGAAAGACTCCCTGCCGCGTGACAAGAAAATGTTGATAGTAAATACCGGTAAATCCGTCTCCTCATAG
- a CDS encoding GGDEF domain-containing protein, whose product MKFLRSLKEYLLFAWEYLTHDPGKGRYALHMFANTADMYFFVNRGGVLRGSENPATQLTRQRLGGSYKPLLPNEDLGMVIECLETGQPKEIFGLFDGKRAVWTCTPRLGTGEVMVCLSVERGELIHQATIHPLSGLRNRLAFETDLDRMPSVENGTYEAIVFIDVDNFGDFNSSLGHEIGDFVIREVGHATREQFRQIDMSYTYGGDEEVVRMREIPGEFAEAKKVVEQTTKLLQRRIARIKHKGKALGITVSIGVTLFESGETDLQQRIKEADDALYFAKETGRDRVCFFQEVDPSWLSERRKVAPTIGATEQKRPVVVKTAKSPA is encoded by the coding sequence TTGAAGTTTCTCCGATCTCTAAAGGAATACCTCCTCTTTGCCTGGGAATACCTGACGCATGACCCGGGCAAGGGGCGCTACGCCCTCCACATGTTCGCCAACACGGCCGACATGTACTTTTTCGTTAACAGGGGTGGCGTCTTAAGGGGATCAGAGAACCCGGCCACTCAACTGACTCGTCAACGGCTCGGCGGCAGCTACAAACCGCTCCTGCCTAATGAGGACCTCGGTATGGTTATCGAGTGCCTCGAGACTGGACAGCCCAAGGAAATCTTTGGGTTATTCGACGGCAAACGTGCCGTCTGGACCTGCACGCCTAGGCTCGGAACCGGCGAAGTGATGGTTTGCCTCTCGGTTGAACGAGGGGAGCTAATCCACCAAGCCACGATCCACCCCTTGAGCGGCCTACGTAACAGGTTGGCCTTCGAGACTGACTTAGACCGGATGCCTTCGGTCGAGAACGGCACCTACGAAGCCATAGTGTTCATTGATGTCGACAACTTTGGCGACTTCAATAGCAGCCTTGGCCACGAAATAGGTGATTTCGTCATCCGCGAGGTGGGTCATGCCACCAGGGAACAGTTCCGCCAGATCGACATGTCGTACACCTACGGTGGCGATGAGGAGGTCGTGCGAATGCGCGAGATACCTGGCGAATTTGCTGAAGCGAAGAAGGTCGTGGAACAGACGACCAAACTGCTTCAGCGCAGGATCGCTCGCATCAAGCACAAGGGCAAAGCACTTGGCATCACCGTCTCGATTGGCGTTACGCTTTTCGAGAGCGGTGAAACCGATCTGCAGCAGCGGATCAAGGAGGCCGACGACGCCCTCTACTTCGCCAAGGAAACAGGACGAGACAGGGTCTGCTTCTTCCAAGAAGTCGATCCGTCCTGGCTATCCGAACGCCGCAAAGTCGCTCCGACTATCGGAGCGACGGAGCAGAAACGGCCTGTTGTAGTGAAAACCGCAAAGAGCCCGGCCTAG
- a CDS encoding glycosidase yields MLKRKIILEPRDLWWEAQGVFNPGVAEYNGRTYMLYRAFGRDNLSRLGLAISEDGEHFERFDQPMLEADEHNPYERLGVEDPRITKIDKDYYITYIAASVYPADYKGMSAHSLNTPGVPWRVRVCGYRTRDFRTFEKLGVLIPNLDTKNPALFSRKIQNNYWLIHRISLAIYVSVSTNLKQFGGGYQLMQPETEWEAAKVGVACPPLETEHGWLMFYHGVDEKSVYHIGVALLDRQNPAFILKRTKTPLMSPEEPWEKKGYVNNVVFVTGVTERRGMLNLYYGGGDKVVGVAKISIDAVLESLDR; encoded by the coding sequence ATGCTGAAGCGAAAAATAATCCTCGAACCTCGCGATCTTTGGTGGGAAGCTCAGGGCGTGTTTAATCCGGGGGTCGCTGAATATAATGGTCGCACCTATATGCTTTATCGCGCTTTTGGCCGCGATAATTTGTCGCGTCTTGGCCTAGCAATCTCAGAGGACGGCGAGCATTTTGAACGATTTGATCAACCAATGCTCGAAGCGGATGAGCATAATCCGTACGAGCGTCTTGGTGTTGAAGACCCACGAATTACCAAAATCGACAAGGATTATTACATCACCTACATCGCCGCCTCCGTCTACCCGGCGGACTATAAAGGGATGAGCGCGCACTCTTTGAATACCCCTGGGGTACCTTGGCGAGTGAGAGTTTGCGGATACCGAACCCGCGACTTCCGGACCTTCGAGAAGCTCGGCGTTCTCATTCCTAATTTAGACACCAAAAACCCAGCGCTCTTTAGCCGCAAAATTCAAAATAACTATTGGTTAATTCATCGAATATCGCTGGCCATCTACGTCTCAGTTTCGACAAACTTGAAACAGTTTGGCGGTGGCTATCAACTGATGCAGCCGGAAACGGAGTGGGAAGCGGCCAAGGTTGGGGTTGCCTGCCCACCGCTCGAAACTGAGCACGGCTGGCTGATGTTTTATCACGGGGTTGACGAGAAATCGGTCTACCATATCGGTGTCGCCCTCCTTGATCGTCAAAACCCCGCCTTTATCCTGAAGCGAACTAAAACGCCGCTCATGAGCCCAGAAGAGCCCTGGGAGAAGAAAGGCTATGTAAATAATGTTGTGTTCGTAACTGGTGTAACTGAGCGTCGGGGCATGCTGAATTTGTACTATGGGGGTGGCGATAAGGTAGTCGGTGTTGCTAAAATCTCAATTGATGCAGTACTTGAATCTCTCGATCGCTAA
- a CDS encoding glycosyltransferase family 2 protein, translated as MKPFHVRLWEVIPGFMTWSTIILLLLFSFSEPYIVATIVMIYSIYWLIRIFIMTGFLIAGFVRYRREIAIDWQQRLKTEFPLREEELYHLAIVPSYKEDISILRHTLDSIRRSHYSHRKMIVVLAFEERDKELAPQYAPILTREYEHQFAKFMVTHHPTDIPGEVRGKGPNITWAARQIKEWIDDKKIPYEKIITTTLDADNRVDPQYFANVAWAFLSSDDPHHKTFQPLPMFFNNIWQVPLPVKITALSSTFWQMIQALRPHHARNFSAHAQSFKALVETDFWSVTTVVEDGHQYWRSFFRFNGNHRIVPIFVPVYQDAVQGENMYDTFREQYLQRRRWYWGASDIPYVFHMSFRNSNIPFFYKWLQLGRLVEAHYSLATQSFILLIGWLPLLAVSEFRTTVIGYNFPAVYRAVLAAAWIGMIANMTIASSLVPPRPGSRGMYWLMLAREWVFAPIAMPISGILFSALPAIDSQTRMLINKPFTVFNVTKKAAIPSGVLQKSSP; from the coding sequence ATGAAGCCTTTCCACGTTCGGTTGTGGGAGGTAATTCCTGGCTTCATGACCTGGTCAACGATCATTCTGCTACTGCTCTTCTCTTTTAGCGAGCCGTATATAGTTGCGACGATCGTGATGATTTACTCGATCTACTGGTTGATTCGAATTTTTATCATGACAGGCTTTCTAATTGCCGGCTTTGTCCGCTACCGTCGCGAAATTGCCATTGATTGGCAGCAACGCCTCAAAACCGAATTTCCGCTTCGCGAGGAGGAGCTATATCACTTGGCAATCGTACCCTCTTACAAAGAGGATATCTCGATCTTACGCCACACTTTAGACTCAATCCGGCGCAGTCATTACTCGCACCGAAAAATGATCGTGGTTTTGGCTTTTGAGGAACGTGACAAAGAGCTTGCGCCGCAGTACGCGCCGATTCTAACTCGTGAATACGAACACCAATTTGCGAAGTTTATGGTTACGCACCATCCGACTGATATCCCGGGTGAAGTTCGCGGCAAAGGGCCGAATATTACCTGGGCGGCACGTCAGATAAAGGAATGGATTGACGACAAGAAAATTCCTTATGAAAAAATTATTACCACCACCTTAGATGCGGATAACCGCGTCGACCCACAATATTTCGCGAATGTCGCTTGGGCATTTTTGAGTTCGGACGACCCGCATCATAAAACGTTCCAACCGTTGCCGATGTTCTTCAATAATATTTGGCAAGTGCCATTGCCGGTCAAAATTACGGCTCTGAGCTCCACCTTCTGGCAAATGATTCAGGCGCTTAGGCCGCACCATGCCCGTAATTTTTCCGCTCACGCCCAGAGCTTTAAGGCTTTGGTCGAAACTGACTTCTGGTCAGTTACTACTGTGGTCGAAGACGGCCATCAGTATTGGCGGTCATTCTTCCGCTTTAACGGTAATCACCGGATTGTGCCGATCTTTGTCCCGGTCTATCAAGACGCTGTGCAGGGGGAAAATATGTACGATACATTTCGCGAACAGTACCTGCAGCGCCGTAGGTGGTATTGGGGCGCTTCAGACATCCCTTACGTATTTCATATGTCGTTTCGTAACAGCAATATCCCCTTTTTCTACAAATGGCTGCAACTAGGACGACTGGTTGAGGCCCATTACTCTCTGGCGACTCAGTCCTTTATTCTGTTGATCGGATGGTTGCCGTTGCTGGCGGTTTCCGAGTTTCGTACGACGGTTATTGGCTATAATTTCCCCGCCGTCTATCGCGCGGTTCTGGCCGCGGCTTGGATCGGCATGATTGCCAACATGACAATCGCCTCAAGCTTGGTACCGCCACGCCCAGGTAGTCGCGGCATGTACTGGCTTATGCTGGCTCGCGAGTGGGTTTTTGCACCGATTGCCATGCCGATCTCCGGAATTTTGTTTTCTGCCTTGCCGGCGATAGACTCACAGACCCGGATGTTAATAAATAAACCCTTTACCGTTTTCAACGTCACGAAAAAAGCCGCAATACCGAGCGGAGTGTTACAAAAGAGCAGTCCTTAA
- a CDS encoding prepilin-type N-terminal cleavage/methylation domain-containing protein, which produces MRSTLRRGFTLVEVLTVVSIIGILVTITTYMYNSSLVRSRDYQRITDLQLIKNGLEQYYLENRHYPPITANPRGLFIARWQLEKIGGSGCPPYGDKEFLAPVYVTTIPQDPVYQLHVGEQCYDANFGQFIYTAVSEGVSQTPKGFYLMGRLERSVNMSDSAPDPATDLKPYSTEFQTGGSLGFKLCDKDDFVQSCSHNFYLKNN; this is translated from the coding sequence ATGCGTTCAACATTGCGACGGGGCTTCACTTTAGTCGAGGTGCTAACGGTTGTTTCAATAATCGGGATCCTGGTGACCATTACTACCTACATGTACAACTCGTCGTTAGTGCGCTCACGCGATTATCAACGAATCACCGACCTCCAACTTATAAAGAACGGTCTAGAGCAGTACTACCTCGAGAATAGACACTATCCGCCGATAACCGCCAATCCCCGTGGATTATTTATCGCCCGCTGGCAGCTTGAGAAAATTGGCGGTTCTGGCTGTCCGCCGTACGGCGACAAAGAATTCCTCGCGCCAGTCTACGTCACCACTATTCCTCAGGATCCCGTCTACCAGCTCCACGTCGGCGAACAGTGTTATGACGCCAACTTCGGGCAATTCATCTACACTGCCGTCAGCGAAGGCGTGTCACAAACGCCGAAAGGTTTCTACCTTATGGGTCGGCTTGAGCGATCGGTCAACATGAGCGATAGCGCGCCCGATCCCGCAACCGACCTGAAGCCATATAGCACCGAATTCCAGACCGGCGGTAGCTTAGGGTTCAAGCTCTGCGACAAAGACGACTTCGTGCAAAGCTGCAGCCACAATTTCTACCTCAAGAACAACTAG
- a CDS encoding DUF456 domain-containing protein — protein MSDLLWIFSSVVLMLPAVVGIFIPVVPGIPLMFLVALVFGFINKFAALTASELVILLTIALVSIAVDYLAGVLGAKYSGASARALVIGFICMILGVLILPPFGGLIGLFIGVLVAELGNRTHREAIRAATGSLIGALTGILINFLLALLFITLFIIFAWPR, from the coding sequence ATGAGCGATCTATTGTGGATTTTCAGTTCGGTGGTGCTGATGTTGCCGGCTGTGGTAGGTATTTTCATTCCGGTTGTTCCTGGGATACCGCTGATGTTCTTAGTGGCGTTAGTTTTTGGTTTTATTAATAAGTTCGCAGCATTGACTGCTAGTGAGCTTGTAATCTTGCTGACAATTGCCCTGGTTTCAATCGCTGTTGATTATCTTGCCGGGGTCTTGGGCGCCAAATACTCCGGCGCCTCAGCCCGTGCCTTGGTAATTGGTTTCATCTGTATGATTCTCGGCGTGCTTATCTTGCCGCCGTTTGGTGGCTTGATAGGTTTGTTTATCGGCGTATTGGTGGCGGAGCTCGGAAATCGCACTCACCGCGAAGCAATCAGGGCGGCAACTGGCAGTCTAATCGGCGCCTTAACGGGAATCCTTATCAATTTCTTGCTAGCGCTACTCTTTATCACCCTTTTCATTATTTTTGCCTGGCCGCGCTAA